The following DNA comes from Candidatus Poribacteria bacterium.
AAGCCGTATCTGATGCCGATCGAGGACGTGTTCAGCATCTCGGGTCGCGGCACGGTGGTGACGGGTCGCGTGGACCGTGGTCGCGTTCGGATAGGGGACACGATCGAAGTGGTTGGGATCCGCGACACGCGCTCGACGGTGGTGACGGGCGTCGAGATGTTCAAGAAGCAGTTGGACGAGGGGATGGCAGGCGACAACGTGGGCTTGCTCCTGCGTGGGATCAACCGTGACGACGTGGAGCGTGGTCAGGTGATCGCGGCTCCGAAGTCGATCACTCCGCACAAGGAGTTCGAGTGCGAGGTGTACATCCTGTCACAGGCGGAAGGTGGTCGCTGGACGCCGTTCTTCACGGGGTATCGTCCTCAGTTCTACTTCCGCACGACGGACGTGACGGGCGTGATCGACCTTCCGGAGGGTCAGGAGATGGTGATGCCGGGCGACAACGTTCGGCTGAAGGTCTCTCTGGTGACGCCGATCGCGATGGAGCAGGAGCTTCGGTTCGCGATCCGCGAGGGTGGTCACACAGTGGGCGCCGGCGTCGTCACGAAGGTTCTCGACTAGGCGAGTCGCAGCAGGGGATGGTGCTCGATGCTTGAGTTCATCAAGAACCAGCTCGACTGGGTCCTGTTCTCCATCATCGTCGTCGGCGTGCTCGTCGCCGGGATGGTGTTCCGCGCTCGGGTGTTGGCATACGTGTCGGAAGTGCGCCAGGAGTGGACGCGCGTGACGACGCCGACCCGCGAGGAGTCGATCGCGCACACCTCTGTCGTGATCGTCGCCGTGCTGATCTCAGCCGGGTACATGTTCGGCGTGGACACCATACTAAAGCTCGTGACAGACATCCTCTACCGCTAGACGGACACCGCACTGACGCCTCGGTCGGGTTTCGTCGGGAGAGCGCTCGAATGCCCTGGTATGTGCTGCACACCTATTCGGGACACGAGAAAAAGGTCAAGTCGCACTTGGAGCAGCGTGTGCGAGCCATGGCTCGGACTGAGCAGGTGCTGGAAGTGCGCATTCCAGTGCAGATGGTGAGCGAGGTCAAAGACGGCAAGAAGCGCAGCGTCGAGCGGAACGTCTTTCCTGGCTACGTATTCGTACAGGTCAGCGAGGACCTCGTCGGGTCTGACCAGGACGATCTGTGGGCGTTCATCAAACAGACGCCGGGCGTGATGGGCTTCTTGGGAACCAAGAGCCAACCGACTGCCCTGTCTGACGGCGACGTTCCCGGAGCGGTCGGGGAGGGCGAGGTCTACGAGCCGGAACCGGTCGTTCACATCGAATACGGTGTGGGCGATTCGGTGCGCGTGATCGAGGGCCCGTTCGCGGGCTTCACGGGACAGGTCACGGACGTGGACATGCAGAAGCAGCGGCTCAAGCTCGCCGTTTCGATCTTCGGGCGAGCGACGCCGTTGGAGCTGGATTTCCTCCAAGTGGAGAGAACCTGAACGGTAGAGGAATGGATCAGACGCGATGGCAAAGAAAGTCGTAGCGCAAGTCAAGCTCCAGCTCCCGTGCGGCGCGGCTACGCCGAGCCCGCCCGTAGGTCCGAGCTTGGCGCCGACTGGCGTCAATCTCGGCGAGTTCATCAAGACCTTCAACGCGCAGACCGCCTCGCAGGCAGGCATGATCGTCGGCGTCGTCGTGACGGTCTACGCCGACCGGTCTTTCTCGATGGAGATCAAGTCTCCTCCCGCTCCGATCCTGCTCAAGAAGGCGGCGGGGATCGACAAGGGCTCGGGCGAACCGAACAAGAACAAGGTTGGCGTGATCACATCGGCTCAGTTGCGACAGATCGCTGAGACCAAGATGCGCGACCTCAACGCTGGCGATGTCGAAGCGGCGATGCGGATCGTCGCCGGCACGGCGCGCAGCATGGGCATCACGATCGAAGGCTGAACCTGACGACCGGAGAATGAGAGCCTGCGATGAAGCGGAGCAAGCGATACAACGAGGCACGGAAGCTGGTCAAGCGCGACGTCACCTACTCGCTCGACGAGGCGGTGCGGCTCGTGCGTTCCATGCCCAAGACGAAGTTCAATGAGACGGTCGATCTCGCGGCGCGGTTGGGTGTCGACCCGCGCCAACCCGAGCAGGCGATCCGAGGAACCGTCGATCTGCCGCACGGCACAGGCAAGTCGATGCGGGTGATCGCGTTCGCGCAGGGAGCTCAGCAGCGCGAAGCCCTCGACGCAGGCGCAACCGCCGCTGGCGGCGAGGACCTGGTCGAGCGGATTCAGGGCGGGTGGCTCGACTTCGACGCGGCGGTCGCGACGCCGGACATGATGCCGGTGATCTCGCGAACGCTGGGCCGCGTTCTGGGCCCGCGCGGGTTGATGCCCAATCCGCGAACTGGAACCATCGCGCCGGAGCTGGGCCCGGTGGTTCGCGCCATCCAGGGTGGTCGAATCGACTACCGCGTGGACCGCACCACGGCGATTGTCCATGCGCCGGTCGGAAAGACCTCGTTCACGGAGGACCAGTTGCGCGAGAACGTGCAGACGGTGATTGATGCGCTGGTCCGAGCCAAGCCTGCGACCGCAAAGGGTCGGTACATTCGCAGTCTGGCGCTGTCGCCGACGATGGGACCCGGGGT
Coding sequences within:
- a CDS encoding 50S ribosomal protein L1, with protein sequence MKRSKRYNEARKLVKRDVTYSLDEAVRLVRSMPKTKFNETVDLAARLGVDPRQPEQAIRGTVDLPHGTGKSMRVIAFAQGAQQREALDAGATAAGGEDLVERIQGGWLDFDAAVATPDMMPVISRTLGRVLGPRGLMPNPRTGTIAPELGPVVRAIQGGRIDYRVDRTTAIVHAPVGKTSFTEDQLRENVQTVIDALVRAKPATAKGRYIRSLALSPTMGPGVRLDVSGLS
- the secE gene encoding preprotein translocase subunit SecE, yielding MLEFIKNQLDWVLFSIIVVGVLVAGMVFRARVLAYVSEVRQEWTRVTTPTREESIAHTSVVIVAVLISAGYMFGVDTILKLVTDILYR
- the nusG gene encoding transcription termination/antitermination factor NusG, which produces MPWYVLHTYSGHEKKVKSHLEQRVRAMARTEQVLEVRIPVQMVSEVKDGKKRSVERNVFPGYVFVQVSEDLVGSDQDDLWAFIKQTPGVMGFLGTKSQPTALSDGDVPGAVGEGEVYEPEPVVHIEYGVGDSVRVIEGPFAGFTGQVTDVDMQKQRLKLAVSIFGRATPLELDFLQVERT
- the rplK gene encoding 50S ribosomal protein L11 is translated as MAKKVVAQVKLQLPCGAATPSPPVGPSLAPTGVNLGEFIKTFNAQTASQAGMIVGVVVTVYADRSFSMEIKSPPAPILLKKAAGIDKGSGEPNKNKVGVITSAQLRQIAETKMRDLNAGDVEAAMRIVAGTARSMGITIEG